Proteins encoded together in one Xenopus laevis strain J_2021 chromosome 6L, Xenopus_laevis_v10.1, whole genome shotgun sequence window:
- the LOC108718684 gene encoding cathelicidin antimicrobial peptide: protein MYPANMETTWGPILLLCLCLSVHGVSLPRIPMTDMEVSAMALVSTEYYNRGSSDNSIFQLFNSDIDHFTNGSSAQIQFTIKETGCQKSDNHMGQECDFLEDGVMKRCTASFFPEDELPAFVITCDAIQNPPLRVRRNGGRGRGGGRGGGIRGGGKSGFGSPIAGVKRNLINLPNAKIKRHFSA, encoded by the exons ATGTATCCAGCAAACATGGAGACCACATGGGGCCCAATCCTGCTCCTCTGTCTGTGCCTATCAGTACATGGGGTATCATTACCCAGAATTCCCATGACGGACATGGAGGTATCGGCCATGGCGTTGGTCAGCACTGAGTACTACAACAGAGGATCCAGTGACAACTCCATCTTCCAACTCTTCAACAGTGATATCGACCACTTTACA AATGGTTCTTCAGCTCAGATTCAGTTCACTATAAAGGAGACTGGGTGCCAGAAATCGGACAACCATATGGGACAGGAATGCGACTTCCTCGAGGATGGG GTCATGAAAAGGTGCACGGCTAGTTTCTTCCCAGAGGATGAGCTCCCGGCATTTGTCATAACATGTGATGCCATCCAGAATCCT CCTCTCCGTGTAAGAAGAAATGGTGGCAGAGGCCGAGGTGGTGGTCGTGGTGGTGGAATTCGTGGAGGTGGAAAAAGTGGCTTTGGATCTCCCATAGCTGGAGTCAAGAGAAACCTAATTAATCtcccaaatgcaaaaataaaaagacatttttctGCATGA